CGAAGGAGGCGCCGACATCGACGCCGGCGACGTGGAACCCGGCGGCCAACGCCCGTTCGACGTAGAACTGGTGCGCGATCGAACCGAATCCGTCCTTGATGGCGAGCCAAAAGGGAAAGTCCCAAATCCAGCGCCGCTCGCTGTCAACTTCGCCTTTCGGCTTGATCAGATAGGCGATCCGGTCGCCGACGCGCATGCTCACAAGCGTGCCGTGCTCGTATTGGCCCGAAACCGTCGTGGGCACTTTCTGCACGTTGGCGCGAGCATTCGCCGGTGCGGCCGCGGGCGGTGGCTCCTCGCCTCGTGCCACGGCGGCAAACAGCATCAGGCCGGCGAGCGGTGCGAACAATCGCGACGGCAAGATGGTCGCCATAGCCGTGCATCCCCTGAGCTTCGACCTTGCTGTAGGCGGACAAACTCTCGACTGCGCGACGCTCAACGGTGACGACGGCTTGCCCAGTCGCCTTATGGCGACGACAGGAAGGGACGCGAAGGCCAGGTGCGTTCGACATGCGGGCCTCCTAGAATCCGGTCGTCTACCGGGCTCTCGGATGATCACCCGCCGCACGGCCGGCCGTCGGGAGGTTATGTTCCGGCAGGTGACGTAAAGTCGCGTTTCGGCGGAACCTGGTGCAAGTGCCCCCTGTAGGACTCGAACCTACAACCCTCTGATTAAGAGTCAGATGCTCTGACCAATTGAGCTAAGGAGGCGTGCCGGCCATACCCCGAAGCGGTCGGGGATGGCGGATACACCATCCTATCGAAATGGAGCGTTTTCTCAAGAGGCGAGCCGCTTCTGGGCAATCGGGCCGACGGCCTGATTCGGAACGCGAGTTCCTGCCGGGATTTGACGAGGCATCGGTCGTCGCTCAGCGCCGAGCCACTTGCTCGTCAGGTACCACGGGATGGCGTCTGGCCAGGCAGGGAACATTGCCCGAATTGTCGAGTTCTACGCGGCAGTACTCGGCGAGTCGATAGATGGCATGCTTGTGATCGTCGTTCAGCATCTCGGCCCCGCGACCGCTGATCCCGACGTTGAAACGTGTATCGCGACCGGCGGCGCGCTTTATGGCAGCGACAATTCTCTCATTCGATACGCGGATACCGTAGAAATCCGCGATCCGCCGCAGCTCGCTTTCTTGGTTCGCAAAGAGCTCTTCATACGTTACGTGGCACAATTCCAGCCGATCGGCCGCGGCGCGCCAGGAAAGCAGGAAATTGAAGTACCAAGGCAGATGCAGGTGGATCAGGTAATCCACACGCTCTTGCCAAGCCATCCGCAGGTAATCCTGAGAGATGTATCCGCAGGACAGGCCGCTGCCGTGCTGTTCGAAATGATCGTGCAACGACGCGACAATGTCGAACAAGTTGCGCGTCTGCACGATCGGACGCATGCGATACCAGACCAATAGTTCCAAGTTGGCTTGCGTCGCCCTCATGTGTTGTTGCATGATCGAAGGGCGTCGCGGCCGGTGCAATCGCCGTTCAGACAGATCTTGCTCTTTCTGCTCGCCAGGCTCGGCCGCATACCACCCAGGGTATCCGGTCAGCTCTTGCAATACCTTGCTGAGATAGGTGGATCCGGATTTGGGAAAGCACGCGATGAAAATGTGCTTCCGGTTCCAGTTCCACAGCGATGCGATCAAGGGCCGACGCACGTTACAAGCCTTCCTGACTTGACGGCCTGAAGATGGAGTCGTAATGGCAACATTTAACACCGCAGCCCGCGGTTTATATCGTTCGGCAGCAGGAAAAAACCGGCTCGATCCCGCGCAATCTCTATATAAAGAAAAGCGAAAAATCCGCGCACTGCCTATCGGCATAGGGTCGCGGTGCCTTGCCAGGTGAAGGCGACGTTATCCATTCGCATGGCCGGACACGGGCACTCGATGCGGTGGCCGAGACGCAAGCATAAGCCCGTTATGGGATTGCGCATGCCCCTCGTCGCCTACTCCGGGCGCCGCGAGGTGCACGGCCCGTTAGGCCGCGAAGGCGAGCCCCTACCCGAGTGCCGGCATGCTATACCGCATCACCGTGGACCCCAGAGCTTTCCAGCGGTGAGGCAAGCGTGCCAAAGCGTCGCGAGCGGGCAACGTAGCGGACGTATTGCTGGCGCTGAGGGAAAATGGGCTGTGCTGCCCGCTACGGACTGGCTGTGTCCGGCCGCGTTTCGGCCGGGAACTGCTCGTGCAAGAAATCTTTGATTTCCGCCGCCACAGGCCGAATTGATACCGTACGATCGGTGCCCGCGAGCGCGGCGCGCGGGCAATTGAAAGCCAAGAGGATCGCCACTTGATCCTCCCCGTCGACGAATTGAACCACGTGCGTCCATTGGGGCGGGGCTTCGCACGGCGCCTCGTCCCAGACAAAGCTGCGATCGTGAATCAGGCTGTTGCGAATATGCGAGAATCCGTTCGCCTGGCTGATGTCGCGCTCAGCCACCGCCCGATAACGCTGGCCGGCCACGCTGAATTCGAGCGCCGGGCTTTCCGCGCCCTCTATCGGTACGGCATCAACGGCCGGGACAATCCTAAAGGCTCGCGCCGCGGGCGCTCGCAGCATCATTTCCGCGGGCCGAACGCCCCACAACGCCAGCGGCCGCTCCTGCAATCGGGCATAGTAAAACCAACTGGCCATCGCCGCCACGATTGAGAACCCAAGGACGCTCAGGATCACCCACTTTCCCTGCACCAGGTTGGCGCCATCGTCAGGGGGCCTAGACGGATATTCGGCTGGCGTGGCGGCATTGTTCATCATGCGATTGCGCCGCTCTCGCGCAGCGCCTCGATCTTGGCATTGTCCAGGGATAGCCAGTCGCGCAAGACCTCGTCGGTGTGCTGGCCGATCTCTGGCGGCGCGACGGCGCGCCGCGGTGGTTCGCCGTCGTAGTGAATCGGGCTGGCGACCACGCGATAGCTGCGTCCCGTGCCGTCGACGACCGGCAGGATCATCTCGCGCGCGGCGACCTGCGGCGTGAGCATGGCTTCATCCACCGACAGGACCGGCCCGTGCGGCACATCGATCGCCGACAGCAATTCCTGCCAGTGATGCCGTGTACGTTGCCGGACCAGGGGACGCAACAGGGCCAGCAATGGTTCCCGATGCGCCACGCGCGAGGCATTCGTACGAAAGCGCGGATCCGCAGCCCAATCTTCGTGCCCGGTTGCCGCGCACAGCTTGCGCCACTGATCGTCGTTGCCGACGCCGATGACCAGGAATCCGTCTGCTGTCTCGAAGGACTCGTAAGGAACGATCTGCGGATGAGCATTCCCCCAGCGCTGCGGCCGCTCGCCCGTCACCAGCGCACTTTGCGCCACATTCACCAGGCTGGCCAGCGTGCAATCGGCCAATGCCAGGTCGAACGACCGTCCCCGACCGTCGCGCGCAAGCGCGTGCAATCCCACCAGGACGCTAATCACCGCGTATAGCCCTGTGAGAATGTCGCTCATGGCGACACCGACCTTGACGGGTGGACCGTCGGGCTCGCCAGTGATCGACATCAGCCCGCTACCGGCTTGCGTCACCAGGTCGTAACCGGCCACGTTCGACCACGGGCCGGTCCGCCCGAATCCTGAAATCGAACAACTCACCAGGCGCGGATTCAGTTGCTTCAAACGCGCCGGCTCGAGGCCAAATCGCTCAAGGGCGTCGGGCAGAAAATTCTCGACCAGCACGTCGGCAGCACGGATCAAGTCGTCGACAATCGCCCGCGCCGCGGGATTCTTCAAATCGAGCGCCAGCGATCGCTTGCCCCGATTGCACGACAAAAAATAGGCGCTCGGACCATCGCCATCCAAAAACGGCGGTCCCCATTGCCGCGTGTCGTCGCCACTGCCGGGGCGTTCGACCTTGACGACATCGGCCCCCAGATCGGCCAGGATCTGCGTGCAGACCGGGCCGGCCAGTACCCGCGACAGGTCCAGGACCTTGAGGCCCGCCAGGGGATAGCTGCTGCTGGACATCAATAGCAAAGCTCATTCTCGCGCCGGCATTCGGGCGCTCAATCGGATGAGACGATTGTAAGGCCAGGTCGTGCGTAAGGCCGAATCGCGATCGCCTCGATTTCGCCCGTGCTCGAGGCCTAGCCATCCTCTGCGAGGCAAGTATACTACTGACGTATGGTCAGGCCATCCACCGGGCGGCCACCACGTGCACCGTATCAAAGTTTCCGCCAGAATCGTTCTCTACACGCGAAATCTCTACACCCGAAAAATGTCCAACGCTTTCGATCCTTATCGCGAAGCTCTGGTGGTCGAGACGTCCACCATCTGGCCCGATGAATACGATGCTTGGGAGCCTGCGGTGCGCGATCAGGTCGCCGAGCGTTTGCATGCCGAGCCGCAGGCGGCTGCCGAGTTGGACTACGTCCGGCAGCACACCGGTTTTTGCCGGCAAATCACGGTCACTCCGGCCGACGTCGACCGTGTGAAGTAGCGCCTTCGCGCCGAGAGCCCCCCTCCAGGTTCGGCCGGCCGAGCCGTATTGCTTGCCTTTTTGACAGGGCTGGGCAGCCCCGTAGCGCTATTCTAAAGTGTTAAAGGCGCGTCTGCCGCAACATTCCGCCCCCTTTGCGGAATGCACCGGGTGTGTCGGTTAGAAGCGCTCCCTGGTACGGAACAATGTAGCGTGAGTTCGATCACTACTGTCGACGTCGTACTCGCCGAGCGCGGGTACACGATTGAGATTGGCACCGGCAACCTGGCAGGCGCCGGCCGATTCGTCAGCGAGCGCGCCGCGACATCGCACGTTGCGCTCATCACCGATGACAACGTCGTGGATCGCCTTGCGCGGCCCGTGGCTGAAAGTCTGTCGCAACTGGCCGACGTCGATATCCTTTCGATCGAGCCGGGCGAGACGGCCAAGAGCATCGAAACGGCCGACGTGCTGTGGCAGAAGCTGCTCGACATCGGCGCCGATCGAAAGACATTGGTGGTGGCCGTCGGAGGCGGCGTCGTGGGCGACCTGGCCGGCTTCATCGCCGCCACGTTCGCGCGTGGGCTGCCCTTCGTGCAGATTCCAACCACTCTGTTGGCGCAGGTCGATAGTTCGGTCGGCGGCAAGGTCGGCATCAATTTGCCCGGCGCGAAGAATATGGTCGGCGCCTTCTGGCAGCCGCGCGGCGTACTGATCGACACGGCAGTCCTTTCCACGCTTCCCGAGCGCGAATATCGCGCCGGCCTGGCCGAAGTGGTGAAATATGGCGTGATTTTGGACGAAGAGTTCTTCGCGTATCTCGAAGGCCATGTGACCGAGATTCGCGCTCGGCAGGACGAAGTGCTGCGGCACATCGTGGCCCGTAGTTGTCAACTGAAAGCCAACGTCGTATCGGCCGACGAACGGGAAGAGACCGGCTTGCGCGCCGTGCTGAATTACGGCCATACGTTTTGCCACGCTTTCGAAACCCTGACCGGCTATGGCCAGTTGCTGCACGGCGAGGCCGTAGCGATTGGCATGACCTGTGCCGCGCGATTGGCCGAGCGACTGGGGCGCATCGACGGCGAGTTTTCGCGCCGCCAGCAGGCGCTGCTGCTCGCTCTGGGACTGCCGACCGAGGCGCCGCGCCTCGAGCCAGGGGAGGTGATCGCCGTCATGGCGCGCGACAAAAAGGCCGCGGGTGGGAGGCTGCGATTCGTCCTGCCCACGCGCTTGGGCCACGTCGAGTTGGTCGGCGACGTGCCCGAGACAGACGTTCGGGCCGCGCTTGCGTCTGCGTAAAGTCGGTGGCGCATTGCGGCCGCAGAATGTTCTGGTCGGTTTCCGCTGCTATCTTCGCGCGGCCGGCGAAGTTACTCTATGCTGGCGGTTCGTTCTCCGCGTCGGCGCGCGTCGCGCAACGTCTCTTCGGTTATCGCCGCAAAGAATTGGGCACCCCGTGAGTCACGACGGCAATCAGGAATCGGAGCCGAGCACGGCACGCGTGGCGGATGAGGACGACCTCGTCGCGGCTCTGCGCCTGGCCATGGTTCCCGGCATCGGGCCGCGCATGACGGTGGCGCTTCTGCAGCATTTCGGCTCCGCCGCCGCCGTGCTGGCCGCGGCGCCCAGCGACTTGCGTACCGTGCAGGGAATTGGCACCAAGCTAAGCCAGGCCATTGCCCGGGCGCCGGCGTCCGAGGACGCCGAGCGCGAGATCGAGCGCTGCCGGCGATCGGGAATCGCGGTGCTCACGCCGCGCATGCCCGATTATCCGCGTATGCTGCGCGAGATCCACGATCCGCCGCCGGTGCTGTTCAGCCGCGGAACGATAGAGACGCGCGATGCGCTGGCGATTGCCATTGTCGGCTCGCGGCATGCGACGCAATATGGTCTGGCACAAGCCGAGCGATTGGCCGGCAGCCTGGCGCGCTCTGGCTTGACAATCATCAGCGGCCTGGCCCGCGGTATCGACGCGGCCGCCCATCGCGGGGCCCTATCCGCGGGTGGGCGCACGATTGCGGTTCTTGGGAGCGGGCTGGCGAACATTTATCCGCCCGAACATGGCGCGCTGGCGGACGAAGTCGCGGCGGCTGGTTGCGTGTTGAGCGAATGTCCGCCGCAGACTCAGCCGATGAGCGGCGCCTTCCCGCAGCGCAATCGGCTCATCAGCGGCTTGTCCTTGGGCGTTCTGGTGATCGAAGCTTCGCTGCAGTCAGGCGCTTTGATTACGGCCCGGCACGCCAGCGAGCAAGGACGCGATATTTTTGCCGTGCCAGGCCGCGTCGATAGCCGCGTCTCGCACGGTTGCCATCGGCTGATTCGCGACGGAGCCAAGCTGGTAGAATCGGCCGACGATGTGCTGGAGGAACTCGGTCCCTTGGTCGAAGCCACGACCGACGCGACCGGCCAAAGCGTTCACCATCCGGCCGAGCTCATGCTCAACGACCTGGAGCGGCAGGTGCTCGCCGCGGTGGCGGTTGATGCCACCACGGTCGATCACGTGGTGACCGCGAGCGGCCTGCCCACGCCGCAAGTGCTGGCCACGCTCAGTGCGCTGGAAATGCGCCGCCTGGTGCGCCGCTTGGGCGGCAATCGCGTCGCCCGCGCCTAACGAAGACGATTTTGGAAACATCACATCGGTAGCGGAGAGCGTTGCGATGGCAAAAGCGGGTGCGCGTCGCGGAAGAGAACTTAGGGCAGAGTGCGCGCGGCATCAGTATCGGCGCGTTTCGAACGCTGTTGTCACGCTGACTATCGTCGTTCCACTTCTGGTCGCATTGAATGCGCGTATGACATTTGCAGCGGAGCGACCAAACATCGTCGTCATCATGGCCGACGACCTGGGCTGGGCCGATCTCGGCTGCACGGGCAGCACGTTTTATGAAACGCCGCATATCGACCGGCTGGCGCGCGAGGGTCTTCGTTTCACCACGGCCTACTCAGCCTGCCCCGTCTGCTCGCCAACGCGCGCCGCGGCGATGACCGGCAAGTATCCGGCCCGCGTGCACTTGACCGATTACATTCCCGGCGCGCGGCGCGGGCGTTTGAACCCTGCCCCATACCTGCATCATTTACCTCTCGAAGAATCCACGATCGCCGAAGCTTTACGCGACGGCGGCTATGCGACGGCGCTTGTCGGCAAGTGGCACTTGGGGGACGAAGGATTCTGGCCGCAAGATCAAGGGTTCGATCCGAACGTAGCCGGGTCGGGCAAAGGCGCGAATAAACTCTTCTCGCCCTACACGCTGCCGAATCTTGCGGACGGTCCCGAGGGAGAATACCTGACTGATCGGCTCACGGACGAGGCGCTGCGGTACATAACCACACAGCGCGAGCGGCCGTTCCTACTGTGGCTGACGCATTACGACGTACACACGCCGCTCGTGGCAAAGCAAGAGTTGATCGATCGCTTCGAAAAGAAAGCTGGGAAGCTACCGCCGGCGAAATCGCCGCGCTTTCGCCCGGAGCACGAGCGCGAGGATCGCCGCGTGCAGGATCACGCCGTATACGCGGCCAAGGTGGC
Above is a window of Pirellulales bacterium DNA encoding:
- the dprA gene encoding DNA-processing protein DprA; the encoded protein is MSHDGNQESEPSTARVADEDDLVAALRLAMVPGIGPRMTVALLQHFGSAAAVLAAAPSDLRTVQGIGTKLSQAIARAPASEDAEREIERCRRSGIAVLTPRMPDYPRMLREIHDPPPVLFSRGTIETRDALAIAIVGSRHATQYGLAQAERLAGSLARSGLTIISGLARGIDAAAHRGALSAGGRTIAVLGSGLANIYPPEHGALADEVAAAGCVLSECPPQTQPMSGAFPQRNRLISGLSLGVLVIEASLQSGALITARHASEQGRDIFAVPGRVDSRVSHGCHRLIRDGAKLVESADDVLEELGPLVEATTDATGQSVHHPAELMLNDLERQVLAAVAVDATTVDHVVTASGLPTPQVLATLSALEMRRLVRRLGGNRVARA
- a CDS encoding CoA transferase, with product MSSSSYPLAGLKVLDLSRVLAGPVCTQILADLGADVVKVERPGSGDDTRQWGPPFLDGDGPSAYFLSCNRGKRSLALDLKNPAARAIVDDLIRAADVLVENFLPDALERFGLEPARLKQLNPRLVSCSISGFGRTGPWSNVAGYDLVTQAGSGLMSITGEPDGPPVKVGVAMSDILTGLYAVISVLVGLHALARDGRGRSFDLALADCTLASLVNVAQSALVTGERPQRWGNAHPQIVPYESFETADGFLVIGVGNDDQWRKLCAATGHEDWAADPRFRTNASRVAHREPLLALLRPLVRQRTRHHWQELLSAIDVPHGPVLSVDEAMLTPQVAAREMILPVVDGTGRSYRVVASPIHYDGEPPRRAVAPPEIGQHTDEVLRDWLSLDNAKIEALRESGAIA
- a CDS encoding sulfatase, yielding MTFAAERPNIVVIMADDLGWADLGCTGSTFYETPHIDRLAREGLRFTTAYSACPVCSPTRAAAMTGKYPARVHLTDYIPGARRGRLNPAPYLHHLPLEESTIAEALRDGGYATALVGKWHLGDEGFWPQDQGFDPNVAGSGKGANKLFSPYTLPNLADGPEGEYLTDRLTDEALRYITTQRERPFLLWLTHYDVHTPLVAKQELIDRFEKKAGKLPPAKSPRFRPEHEREDRRVQDHAVYAAKVASLDESVGRIVQKLDELGLTEQTIVIFTSDNGGLSTSEGSPTSNAPLRAGKGWLYEGGIRVPLIVRWPGVAKPASTCDVPVITNDLYPTLLAAADLPARPAQHCDGVSLAGLLTGKNAKLDREALYWHYPHYGNQGGSPGGAIREGDWKLIEFFEDNHVELYNLADDSGEQHDLAAEMQDRAAQLREKLAAWRTSVDAQMPTANPDYVPGAKPQ
- the aroB gene encoding 3-dehydroquinate synthase translates to MSSITTVDVVLAERGYTIEIGTGNLAGAGRFVSERAATSHVALITDDNVVDRLARPVAESLSQLADVDILSIEPGETAKSIETADVLWQKLLDIGADRKTLVVAVGGGVVGDLAGFIAATFARGLPFVQIPTTLLAQVDSSVGGKVGINLPGAKNMVGAFWQPRGVLIDTAVLSTLPEREYRAGLAEVVKYGVILDEEFFAYLEGHVTEIRARQDEVLRHIVARSCQLKANVVSADEREETGLRAVLNYGHTFCHAFETLTGYGQLLHGEAVAIGMTCAARLAERLGRIDGEFSRRQQALLLALGLPTEAPRLEPGEVIAVMARDKKAAGGRLRFVLPTRLGHVELVGDVPETDVRAALASA
- a CDS encoding sulfotransferase domain-containing protein; this encodes MRRPLIASLWNWNRKHIFIACFPKSGSTYLSKVLQELTGYPGWYAAEPGEQKEQDLSERRLHRPRRPSIMQQHMRATQANLELLVWYRMRPIVQTRNLFDIVASLHDHFEQHGSGLSCGYISQDYLRMAWQERVDYLIHLHLPWYFNFLLSWRAAADRLELCHVTYEELFANQESELRRIADFYGIRVSNERIVAAIKRAAGRDTRFNVGISGRGAEMLNDDHKHAIYRLAEYCRVELDNSGNVPCLARRHPVVPDEQVARR